Proteins found in one Cinclus cinclus chromosome 8, bCinCin1.1, whole genome shotgun sequence genomic segment:
- the OMA1 gene encoding LOW QUALITY PROTEIN: metalloendopeptidase OMA1, mitochondrial (The sequence of the model RefSeq protein was modified relative to this genomic sequence to represent the inferred CDS: substituted 1 base at 1 genomic stop codon), producing MCSQILVFLMSPADTSPAGKGXPTKEVMNIICGLKLSGRNCILSHLASLYKQEKCNNLFRSYTGWCRTQGDRNRCQRLDLSGNAKNCFLTGNPDTYRNLFGKGLRCLLDVPHTSGQEVYRNAHHISGKFFSQSSQPLGEKISSLHISSVGQSPRHFPAWNLQISGSFHTSPLLQAAPVPLFWIIVKPAQKLFAIILGRSIRNWWKALPPNKRELFKESARKNKWKILLGVSSLGVVFVMFYFTHLEETPITGRARLLVFGKEHFRELSQMEYDMWMEQFKNQMLPKTDARYQVVERVVGHLSESNKDVPQVSDLKWVIHVVDEPGVNAFVLPNGQVFVFTGLLDAVSDIHQLSFILGHEIAHAVLEHAAEKASLVHFLDFLSLIFLTMIWAICPRDSLAVVGQWIQSKLQEFMFDRPYSRTLEAEADKVGLQFAAKACVDVRASSVFWQQMELAETIQGQPKVPEWLSTHPSHENRAEHLDRLIPEALKIRESCNCPSLSGPDPRLIFRLNMQHLLESSKGREPPNSTKKDPSKPKLDFPHTQKVEDMPVTFAVKPTN from the exons ATGTGCTCACAGATCCTGGTTTTCCTCATGTCACCGGCGGACACGAGTCCAGCGGGGAAAG gttAACCAACCAAAGAAGTTATGAATATCATCTGTGGTCTAAAGCTGTCAGGCAGGAACTGTATTTTGTCTCATTTGGCTTCTCTGTACAAGCAGGAGAAGTGCAATAATCTCTTTAGGTCTTACACAGGATGGTGCCGAACTCAGGGTGACAGAAATAGATGCCAAAGGTTGGATTTGAGTGGAAATgctaaaaattgttttttgaCTGGAAACCCTGACACTTATAGAAACTTGTTTGGTAAAGGACTGAGATGTCTTTTGGATGTCCCACATACAAGTGGACAGGAAGTGTACAGGAATGCACACCATATTTCGGGAAAGTTTTTCTCCCAGTCTTCTCAGCCACTGGGGGAGAAGATCTCATCCCTCCACATCAGTTCTGTAGGGCAATCCCCACGTCACTTTCCTGCTTGGAACCTTCAGATCAGCGGGTCTTTTCACACATCACCTTTACTTCAGGCTGCACCAGTTCCTCTTTTCTGGATTATTGTGAAGCCagctcagaaattatttgcCATCATTCTTGGCAG GAGCATAAGAAACTGGTGGAAGGCACTTCCTCCTAATAAACGGGAACTCTTCAAAGAAAgtgcaagaaaaaacaaatggaagATCCTGCTGGGTGTCAGCAGCCTGGGAGTTGTATttgtcatgttttattttacccACTTGGAGGAGACACCCATCACTGGGCGTGCTCGACTGTTGGTGTTTGGCAAAGAGCATTTTAGGGAACTGTCACAGATGGAATATGATATG tggatgGAGCAATTCAAAAACCAAATGTTACCTAAGACAGATGCACGCTACCAGGTTGTGGAGAGAGTTGTTGGGCATTTGTCTGAAAGCAACAAGGATGTCCCTCAAGTCTCAGATCTCAAGTGGGTTATCCATGTGGTGGATGAACCAGGTGTAAATGCTTTTGTGCTTCCA AATGGTCAAGTGTTTGTTTTTACTGGGTTACTGGATGCAGTTTCTGATATTCATCAGCTGTCATTTATTTTAGGACATGAAATAGCTCACGCTGTGCTGGAACATGCA GCAGAGAAAGCCAGCCTGGTTCACTTCTTGGATTTTCTCTCACTCATTTTTCTCACTATGATTTGGGCCATCTGTCCTCGTGATAGTTTGGCAGTTGTTGGCCAGTGGATTCAGAGCAAGTTGCAGGAG TTCATGTTTGATAGACCCTACAGCAGAACCCTGGAGGCTGAAGCTGATAAAGTGGGACTTCAGTTTGCAGCAAAG GCTTGTGTGGATGTCAGAGCCAGCAGTGTCTTTTGGCAGCAAATGGAGTTGGCAGAAACCATTCAGGGGCAGCCCAAGGTGCCAGAGTGGCTCTCCACACACCCTTCCCATGAAAACAGAGCTGAGCACCTGGACCGCCTCATCCCAGAG GCTCTTAAAATAAGAGAGAGCTGCAATTGCCCATCTCTTTCTGGACCAGATCCTCGCCTTATTTTCAGACTTAACATGCAACATCTCCTGGAATCATCTAAAGGTCGAGAACCCCCAAATTCTACAAAGAAAGATCCCTCCAAACCAAAACTGGACTTTCCTCACACTCAAAAAGTGGAAGATATGCCAGTGACTTTTGCAGTTAAACCCACAAACTGA